Genomic segment of Panicum virgatum strain AP13 chromosome 9N, P.virgatum_v5, whole genome shotgun sequence:
CCGCGTCCTCCACTTGCTCCGGTCTCGCCACCACCGTGTCCTCCGCCGTCACGTCGACGCCGGCGCCACCCGACGCGTCTCGGTAGCTGCAGCTCACCTTGATTAGAGTAGTCTCGGTGTCGCCGTCCGCTTCTGGAACGGCTAGGAATAGCAAGAAGCGCCTCTCCTCGTCCGCGTAGAGCTCGCCAACGGCGATCGAGGCGGAGCGGCCATCCTCGTCGACGCGGCTCTCGTAACGGTCGGACTTGATCGAATTGATGCGGACTCCAGGGTGCCCGCAAGCGACGGCAACGCGCGCCTCCTGGACCACGACGGTGAGCAGCCCGCCGATGCACTGCGCGAACGCGTCCTGGATGACCGCCTCGTTCTCGATGTACGAGAACGTCCCGCCGGTGGCCTCGGCGATGACGTGCATCGCCGCGGCGTCATGGTCGTCGCCGAAGCCAAACGTGTGGATGGGCGCGGACCAGTCGCCCGTGCCAGTACGCGTGAACGACGGCGGCACGAGGTCCTCGTAGTTGGGGATGCTGCCCTGTCCCCGTCGCGTCATGGTGTAGTTGTCCTGGCCGTCAGAGAGGAGTATGACGCTGGAGACGGGGTTCCTGTGCCGGCGGTCGTCGAGCACCTTGCCGGCCTTCCGGAGCCCCTCGGCGATGTTGGTGCCGCCGCGCGCGACGAGGGACGCCACGGCGCTCATGGCGAGACCCTTGCCAGCGTCCGACATCCGCAGGAGCCTGGTCACGCGGTGCGCCCCGTTGGAGAAGGACACGACGCTGAGGCGGTCGTGGGGCCCGAGGTTGTCGATGACGAACCCCATGGCCTGCTTCAGAAGCGCAAGCTTTTCCCCGCTCATGCTGCCGCTGACGTCGAGCACCGTCACGAGGTCGAGAGGCGCGCGTGTCGCGTCGCCGGCCCCGGCCGACCCTTCGCCTTCGCCGTCAATCATCCCCGGAGCCTTGATGTGCACGAGGACGGCAAAGTTGTCGTGAGACGAGCCCCTTGCGACGGCGGAGTACTCGGTGTGCGTCTCGACGACCATAGATCCACCGGATGCAGCCGCTGCTTGTCGCTGGCCGTCGGCGCCAGGGGGCGGCTCCACCTCCACGAGCTCGTCGTCGTCGAACACTTCTGGCTCCGCAGGCTGGAGCGGTGGCTGCACGCCGTGCATCGGCCGACGCCTgatcggcggcggctgcacgTGGTGGATGGGCTCATGCCGTGGCATCGGCGGCTGCGTGGGCAGCACCGGCGCCGGCTGTTCCGGCCGGACGAAAGGGAGCTCGCGCCACTGCGCGTTGCAGAGCGGGCAGACGAGGTGGCCATGCGCGACGCTGGCGGAGATGCAGTGGAAGTGGAACGTGTGGGAGCACTCGGCCGTGAAGATGGCCTGCTCACCGACGGCGCCCATGCCGCCGAGGCATATGGCGCAAGGATTGCTCTGCACCCAACGCAAGAAACAACGTCAGATTTTAGTCGATCAACAACCGTGGTGAATACAATCGATATGCTGAATCCACAAGCCTGGAACCAATCGGGATGCTGAATACAAACTACATATGGAATTTTTGATAGAGAAATGCGCCAAATTCAGAGGAATTTCTTCACCTGGTCGGAACCTTCCATGGGTTTGCTAGATAGCTGTAGAGAGTTTCTTCACCTGGAGAGTGAGTAGGAGTACCTGTCGAG
This window contains:
- the LOC120692170 gene encoding E3 ubiquitin-protein ligase WAV3-like; the protein is MEGSDQSNPCAICLGGMGAVGEQAIFTAECSHTFHFHCISASVAHGHLVCPLCNAQWRELPFVRPEQPAPVLPTQPPMPRHEPIHHVQPPPIRRRPMHGVQPPLQPAEPEVFDDDELVEVEPPPGADGQRQAAAASGGSMVVETHTEYSAVARGSSHDNFAVLVHIKAPGMIDGEGEGSAGAGDATRAPLDLVTVLDVSGSMSGEKLALLKQAMGFVIDNLGPHDRLSVVSFSNGAHRVTRLLRMSDAGKGLAMSAVASLVARGGTNIAEGLRKAGKVLDDRRHRNPVSSVILLSDGQDNYTMTRRGQGSIPNYEDLVPPSFTRTGTGDWSAPIHTFGFGDDHDAAAMHVIAEATGGTFSYIENEAVIQDAFAQCIGGLLTVVVQEARVAVACGHPGVRINSIKSDRYESRVDEDGRSASIAVGELYADEERRFLLFLAVPEADGDTETTLIKVSCSYRDASGGAGVDVTAEDTVVARPEQVEDAERSIEVERERVRVEASEDIAAARAAAERGAHEEAVRILENRQRAVEQSEAARGGDPTSAALGAELREMRMRVANRASYHRSGRAYVLAGISFHAHQRANWRPMEHQNAATGGLQMLSAVVGRGVGEAPVNSIAGLPRVPSFAAAAEGTANDANETSSFATPAMRAMLLRSRKAREASAGQQQQPEEGEGTASSGPIEETK